A window from Pan paniscus chromosome 14, NHGRI_mPanPan1-v2.0_pri, whole genome shotgun sequence encodes these proteins:
- the LOC129393721 gene encoding proline-rich protein 20E, which translates to MEEPRPSKRLRSMAPNQASGGPPPEPGCCVADPEDSVEADGPAQPAQPAKPIAYVKPFRWQPPARPESPRPAERGRRRGGSRRPGRGRGRRAGPRGDAGQRQGAEGVMGPDVHIPLDHHGEPGHQGEPEITETAAFSLSETGPLPGTVQEGPGPDVAQPELGFQEPPTAPGPQAVDWQPALTLYPCIGFRALGDSAVLQVIQTPHGTYVQGVPVFLTDIAY; encoded by the exons ATGGAGGAACCAAGGCCTTCGAAGCGACTTCGCTCCATGGCCCCTAATCAAG ccTCAGGTGGGCCTCCTCCAGAGCCAGGCTGCTGTGTTGCGGACCCTGAAGACTCCGTGGAAGCAGATGGGCCCGCACAGCCAGCCCAACCCGCAAAACCCATCGCTTACGTGAAACCCTTCAGATGGCAGCCCCCAGCTCGCCCAGAGTCACCCCGTCCTGCAGAGAGAGGCCGGCGCCGGGGAGGAAGCCGGCGGCCAGGGCGAGGCCGTGGCAGAAGGGCTGGGCCCCGCGGGGACGCTGGCCAGAGACAGGGGGCAGAAGGCGTGATGGGACCGGACGTGCACATCCCACTGGACCACCATGGAGAGCCAGGCCACCAGGGGGAACCGGAAATCACGGAGACCGCagccttctctctttctgaaacAGGTCCTCTGCCTGGAACTGTGCAGGAAGGCCCTGGCCCCGACGTGGCGCAACCTGAGCTGGGGTTTCAGGAGCCGCCCACTGCTCCTGGGCCTCAGGCTGTTGACTGGCAACCCGCGTTGACCCTCTATCCCTGCATCGGGTTTAGGGCTCTGGGTGACTCAGCTGTTTTACAAGTCATTCAAACCCCCCACGGCACCTATGTGCAAGGGGTCCCAGTGTTCCTCACCGACATTGCATATTGA